In a single window of the bacterium genome:
- a CDS encoding C25 family cysteine peptidase, with protein sequence MPRRLLVRVLSGTLLLLAGHSAVEADVDGPFPARWVAGQAAGPALTWDLLAEDAAGLTLRLDIHWVDLRAGEAGASFHIPGEGWSGGPGDPDLPALSRLLAAPGDAAAELQVLDLATVSRFDLRPLPRPAPRSEHPEALPEAAGVLSAVHAEGQAWPPHWVLAGESHLWLGQRVQALDVHPLRWHPREDRLELLQSLTVRIAWQRGRLPAPAPRPNFPEAERLLRGRTLNPDSPWLERADRMGGDGRPGSYLVVAPDAALPYLAEWILWKRRQGHEVRVLAESAIGGQETSTAQLRAAIQAEFSAAPFEYLLLVGDTDRYPDSTELSWNLATDFVAGGQYAESGWAGRCGGSYCIATDHPFSLQEGSDYFADLLVGRWSVDTANDLAKIVRRSVDYEAAPFLDFGPDWLQRGLMIYDVADAASRRETKLAIRDLLEQELGYTQVDTIRNHYWDAPVSPELVRQRVNNGVGIINYRGYGFRHQWYGPTFGTSHVATLNNVGRWPLVCSIVCGGGDFASVGTDPSFGEAWLRAGSNPSEPTGAIGFIGPTELDTHTEWNNAIDEGIFNGLARQGLRSLGALLDAGKLELWRAYPNARNWGQPTYSVPFYFHAYNLQGDPGLQLRTAPPRALACQTPDTLATGLAGWELEVAAADGHPLEELRGCLHHEELDLALTARADEAGRLRFAMDHLAEGLPAGVWTLTLWGEDLLPLQRTLIAAVRPSLLRLLTWSVAEEVEDGLFRPGEWLALRPRLVENGSAGWPETRLLELATPAGGLEILGAGAPIGPTAPGQVLEPLAGLEFRLEEGTPFGESLPIDLRLDGQLLGRVAVLPSRPSFQLTALEVVEGSLEPGATGQLRLQLRGQGLPFAGTLRARLGCFHDAVGVTADSALLIAPAPDSSAWVEGFQVVVDAAARRGSLATFELGLWPEGPGRMVELLHGQLPLGDLRLVDPVGPDAGGYLAIHSGDEHEQAPLHIWESISATGQELAVADWSDPWTDNPDGVSRVLPLPFPFRYYGEEFTEATVCTNGWLALGDQAHLYTALNTPIPAAQGPSAMIAPFWTDLVNSNGGAQLFGRLYHEARPEEGLFIVEWNHFRPVGSSSNLDFQLVLRDPALWPTANGNGEILVHYRDIALVSDHNGVTVGIEAPDEQSGLLYGCNNQWAAGAQPLADGHSLLFTPAVLDQNTVAAPHPASPLLLGVHPNPFNPVTRLSLELPVAAQIRWRLSNLRGQTVREQAWEARPAGRLEAVIDGARLASGVYLLEAEWRAGGQGGRVAEKLLLLR encoded by the coding sequence ATGCCTCGTCGCCTGCTGGTTCGGGTCTTGTCCGGCACCTTGCTTCTGCTGGCCGGACACAGCGCCGTCGAGGCGGATGTCGACGGGCCCTTCCCGGCCCGCTGGGTGGCGGGTCAGGCCGCGGGTCCCGCCCTGACCTGGGATCTGCTGGCCGAGGATGCGGCCGGCCTCACTCTGCGGCTGGACATCCACTGGGTCGACCTGCGCGCCGGGGAGGCGGGCGCCTCCTTCCACATCCCGGGCGAAGGCTGGTCGGGCGGACCGGGCGATCCGGACCTGCCCGCCCTCAGCCGCCTGCTGGCCGCTCCCGGCGACGCCGCGGCGGAGCTGCAAGTGCTGGACCTGGCCACCGTCAGCCGCTTCGACCTGCGGCCGCTTCCCCGTCCCGCCCCCCGATCGGAGCATCCCGAGGCCTTGCCCGAGGCGGCAGGCGTCCTCTCCGCCGTCCATGCGGAGGGCCAAGCCTGGCCCCCCCACTGGGTCCTGGCGGGTGAGAGCCATCTCTGGCTGGGCCAGCGCGTGCAGGCCCTGGATGTCCACCCCCTGCGTTGGCATCCAAGGGAGGATCGCCTGGAGCTGCTGCAATCCTTGACCGTGCGGATCGCCTGGCAGCGTGGCCGGCTGCCCGCACCCGCTCCCCGCCCTAATTTCCCCGAGGCGGAGCGTCTCCTGCGGGGACGGACCCTCAACCCGGACAGCCCCTGGCTGGAGAGGGCCGATCGCATGGGTGGGGACGGACGGCCCGGCAGCTATCTGGTGGTCGCGCCCGACGCGGCCCTGCCCTATCTGGCGGAGTGGATCCTTTGGAAGCGTCGCCAGGGACACGAGGTACGCGTGCTGGCCGAGAGCGCCATCGGCGGCCAGGAGACATCCACCGCCCAGCTGCGCGCCGCCATCCAGGCGGAGTTCAGCGCCGCGCCCTTCGAGTACCTGCTGCTGGTGGGGGACACCGACCGCTATCCTGATTCCACCGAACTGTCCTGGAACCTGGCCACCGATTTCGTGGCAGGCGGACAGTACGCCGAGAGCGGGTGGGCCGGCCGCTGCGGCGGCAGTTATTGCATCGCCACCGACCACCCCTTCTCCCTGCAGGAGGGCAGCGACTACTTCGCCGACCTGCTGGTGGGCCGCTGGTCGGTGGACACGGCCAACGACCTGGCCAAGATCGTCCGCCGCTCCGTGGACTACGAGGCGGCCCCCTTCCTGGATTTCGGTCCGGATTGGCTGCAGCGCGGCCTGATGATCTACGACGTGGCGGACGCCGCCAGCCGGCGCGAGACCAAGCTGGCCATCCGCGACCTGCTGGAGCAGGAGTTGGGCTACACCCAGGTGGACACCATCCGCAACCACTATTGGGACGCCCCTGTCTCGCCGGAACTGGTCCGCCAGCGGGTCAACAACGGCGTGGGCATCATCAATTACCGGGGCTATGGCTTCCGCCACCAGTGGTACGGACCGACCTTCGGCACCAGCCATGTGGCCACCTTGAACAATGTGGGGCGCTGGCCCCTCGTCTGCTCCATCGTCTGCGGCGGCGGTGATTTCGCCTCCGTGGGCACCGACCCCAGTTTCGGCGAAGCCTGGCTGCGCGCCGGCTCCAATCCCAGCGAGCCCACGGGGGCGATCGGCTTCATCGGACCCACCGAGCTGGACACGCACACGGAATGGAACAACGCCATCGACGAGGGCATCTTCAACGGCCTTGCCCGACAAGGCCTGCGCAGCCTGGGGGCCTTGCTGGACGCGGGCAAGCTGGAGCTCTGGCGCGCCTATCCCAACGCCCGCAACTGGGGCCAGCCCACCTACAGCGTGCCCTTCTACTTCCATGCCTACAACCTGCAGGGGGATCCCGGCCTGCAACTGCGCACGGCGCCGCCGCGCGCGCTGGCCTGCCAGACCCCCGACACCCTGGCGACGGGCCTGGCCGGCTGGGAGCTGGAGGTGGCGGCGGCGGACGGTCATCCCCTGGAGGAATTGCGCGGCTGCCTCCATCATGAGGAGCTGGATCTGGCCCTGACGGCGCGCGCCGACGAGGCGGGCCGCCTGCGCTTCGCCATGGACCACCTGGCCGAGGGTCTGCCCGCCGGCGTCTGGACGCTGACCTTGTGGGGGGAGGATCTCCTGCCCCTGCAGCGGACCTTGATCGCCGCGGTCCGGCCCAGCCTGCTGCGCCTGCTGACCTGGTCGGTGGCCGAGGAGGTGGAGGACGGCCTCTTCCGGCCGGGGGAATGGCTCGCCCTGCGGCCCCGCCTGGTGGAGAACGGCAGCGCGGGTTGGCCGGAGACGCGCCTGCTGGAGCTGGCCACCCCCGCCGGCGGCCTGGAGATCCTGGGCGCCGGCGCCCCCATCGGGCCCACGGCGCCGGGACAAGTGCTGGAACCACTGGCGGGGCTGGAATTCCGCCTGGAGGAAGGCACGCCCTTCGGCGAGTCGCTGCCCATCGACCTCAGGTTGGACGGTCAGCTGCTGGGGCGAGTGGCGGTCCTGCCCTCGCGCCCATCCTTCCAACTGACGGCCCTGGAGGTGGTGGAGGGCTCGCTGGAACCCGGTGCCACCGGCCAGCTGCGCCTTCAGCTGCGGGGCCAGGGCCTGCCCTTCGCCGGCACCTTGCGCGCCCGCCTCGGCTGCTTCCACGACGCCGTGGGCGTGACGGCGGACTCCGCCCTCCTGATCGCCCCGGCCCCCGACAGCAGTGCCTGGGTGGAGGGATTCCAGGTGGTGGTGGATGCCGCGGCGCGACGGGGAAGCCTCGCCACCTTTGAACTGGGTCTCTGGCCGGAGGGGCCGGGGCGGATGGTCGAGCTGCTGCACGGGCAATTGCCCCTGGGCGACCTGCGTCTGGTGGATCCGGTGGGACCGGACGCCGGCGGCTACCTGGCCATCCACAGCGGCGACGAGCACGAGCAGGCGCCCCTCCACATCTGGGAGAGCATCTCCGCCACCGGGCAGGAGCTGGCGGTGGCGGACTGGTCCGATCCGTGGACGGACAATCCCGACGGCGTCTCCCGTGTCCTGCCGCTGCCCTTCCCCTTCCGCTACTACGGGGAGGAGTTCACCGAAGCCACGGTCTGCACCAACGGCTGGCTGGCCTTGGGCGACCAGGCCCACCTCTACACGGCGCTCAACACGCCCATTCCGGCGGCGCAGGGGCCCTCCGCCATGATCGCCCCCTTCTGGACCGACCTGGTGAACTCCAACGGCGGCGCCCAGCTCTTCGGCCGCCTCTACCATGAAGCGCGGCCGGAGGAGGGCCTCTTCATCGTTGAATGGAACCATTTCCGCCCGGTGGGCAGCTCGTCCAACCTGGACTTCCAGCTCGTCCTGCGCGATCCCGCCCTCTGGCCCACGGCCAACGGCAACGGTGAGATCCTCGTCCACTACCGCGACATCGCCCTCGTCAGCGACCACAACGGGGTGACGGTGGGCATCGAGGCGCCCGACGAGCAAAGCGGCCTGCTTTATGGCTGCAACAACCAGTGGGCGGCGGGAGCGCAGCCGCTGGCGGACGGCCACTCGCTTCTCTTCACGCCGGCGGTGCTGGACCAGAACACGGTGGCGGCGCCGCACCCCGCCTCGCCCCTGCTCCTGGGCGTCCATCCCAATCCCTTCAACCCGGTGACGCGGCTAAGCCTGGAGCTGCCCGTCGCGGCGCAGATCCGCTGGCGCCTGAGCAACCTGCGGGGGCAAACCGTGCGGGAGCAGGCCTGGGAGGCCCGCCCGGCGGGGCGGCTGGAGGCGGTGATCGATGGCGCGCGCCTGGCCAGCGGCGTCTACCTGCTGGAGGCGGAATGGCGGGCGGGCGGCCAGGGAGGCCGGGTGGCGGAGAAGCTGCTGCTGCTGCGCTGA
- a CDS encoding cob(I)yrinic acid a,c-diamide adenosyltransferase — protein sequence MVRLTRITTKGGDAGHTSLGDGRRVPKHDLRVEAYGEVDEVNAVLGLALMELERDTSLPSSRREALMEHLRHLQNDLFDLGADLCVPGAAGERLRIPPDQVARLEGWIAAWNAELPALASFVLPAGPPATCQLHHARTVCRRAERAFHRLRESLEAAATPGAGQVHEVVNPLAGVYLNRLSDLLFVMARAAAGAEGERLWRPGG from the coding sequence TTGGTACGCTTGACCCGCATCACGACCAAAGGCGGCGACGCCGGCCACACCAGCCTGGGTGACGGCCGGCGCGTGCCCAAGCACGACCTCCGGGTGGAGGCCTACGGCGAGGTGGACGAAGTCAACGCCGTGCTCGGCCTCGCCCTGATGGAGCTTGAACGGGACACGTCCCTGCCCTCGTCCCGCCGCGAGGCCCTCATGGAACACCTGAGGCATCTGCAGAACGACCTCTTCGATCTGGGGGCCGACCTCTGTGTGCCGGGGGCGGCCGGCGAGCGGCTGCGCATCCCGCCGGACCAGGTGGCCCGGCTGGAGGGCTGGATCGCCGCATGGAACGCCGAGCTGCCGGCCCTGGCCAGTTTCGTCCTGCCGGCCGGACCGCCCGCCACCTGCCAGCTGCATCACGCCCGCACCGTCTGCCGACGGGCGGAGCGGGCCTTCCATCGCCTGCGGGAGAGCCTGGAAGCCGCTGCAACACCGGGCGCCGGGCAAGTGCATGAAGTGGTGAACCCGTTGGCGGGGGTCTACCTCAACCGCCTCTCGGACCTGCTCTTCGTCATGGCGCGGGCCGCGGCGGGGGCGGAGGGCGAACGGCTCTGGCGGCCGGGGGGGTGA
- a CDS encoding ZIP family metal transporter, with the protein MISTWLYAVGSVLVVSGVSLVGVLTLGLGMARLRKLLLILVSLSVGTLFGSTFFHLLPEAFANQGFGPAVPAWTIAGILLFFILEKFIHWRHCHVPPSADHPHPVVFMNFVGDALHNFVDGILIGAAFLVSVPTGITTSVAVLAHEIPQEIGDFGTLVWGGLSVKKALIFNYLSALSALLGVVLVLTLGPHVQGIEAQILPLTAGGFIYIAGSDLIPELHKNAGGRASAMQLAAIVVGLAIMFALTHFLGHQHTHSIDCDHDHGALMLHPVMTVNQLNC; encoded by the coding sequence ATGATTTCGACATGGCTCTACGCCGTGGGCAGCGTGCTGGTGGTCAGCGGCGTCTCCCTGGTGGGCGTGTTGACCCTGGGCCTGGGGATGGCCCGGTTGCGAAAACTGCTGCTGATCCTGGTCAGTTTGTCGGTGGGCACCCTGTTCGGCAGCACCTTTTTCCACCTGCTGCCCGAGGCCTTTGCCAACCAGGGTTTTGGTCCCGCGGTGCCCGCCTGGACCATCGCCGGCATCCTCCTCTTCTTCATCCTGGAGAAGTTCATCCACTGGCGTCATTGCCACGTGCCACCCTCGGCGGACCACCCGCATCCGGTGGTGTTCATGAACTTCGTGGGGGATGCCCTGCACAATTTCGTTGACGGCATCCTGATCGGGGCCGCCTTCCTCGTCTCCGTCCCCACCGGCATCACCACGAGCGTGGCTGTCCTGGCCCACGAGATCCCCCAGGAGATCGGAGACTTCGGCACCCTCGTCTGGGGTGGCCTGAGTGTGAAAAAGGCATTGATATTCAATTACTTAAGTGCATTGTCGGCCTTGCTGGGGGTGGTCCTGGTCCTGACCCTGGGGCCGCATGTGCAAGGCATCGAGGCGCAGATCCTGCCGTTGACGGCGGGCGGCTTCATCTATATCGCCGGCAGCGACCTCATCCCCGAGCTACACAAGAATGCAGGGGGACGCGCCTCGGCCATGCAATTGGCGGCCATCGTGGTCGGCCTGGCCATCATGTTCGCCCTCACCCATTTCCTGGGGCATCAGCATACGCATTCGATCGATTGCGATCACGATCACGGTGCCCTGATGCTTCATCCCGTCATGACGGTTAACCAGCTGAACTGTTAA
- a CDS encoding ATP-binding protein has product MVDRHLQTAVRRVSEQFPVVLVTGARQVGKTTLLRHAASADRRYVSLDDPLLLEQARREPELFLERYPGDLLLDEIQYAPGLLPLIKQRVDADARPGRYWLTGSQPFHLMRGVSESLAGRVAVLQLHGLSAAELDGRPCGPFLPPSALDLGDWRKAPPPLALPELYRRIFLGSFPALALGQVQDRDIFYGSYLQTYLLRDLRDLAQVGDLTAFLRFLKAVAARTAQLLNLSDLARDADVAVNTAKAWLSILESIGLVLLLDSWHSNRTKRLVKAPKLHMLDTGLCAHLAGWSSPETLEAGAMSGPILESWVVGEILRSWRHHGREGRLHHFRDKDQVEVDLLIEQDGQLHPVEVKKSARPVPDDVKAFRRLAALGLPLGPGALVCLCAEAMPLGSGATALPAGGL; this is encoded by the coding sequence ATGGTTGACCGTCATCTGCAAACGGCCGTTCGGCGCGTCAGCGAGCAGTTTCCCGTGGTCCTGGTCACGGGGGCCAGACAGGTGGGCAAGACGACCTTGCTGCGACACGCCGCCTCGGCGGACCGGCGTTACGTGAGCTTGGACGATCCTCTGCTGCTGGAACAGGCCCGCCGCGAACCCGAGCTGTTTCTGGAGCGCTATCCCGGGGACTTGCTCCTCGACGAGATCCAATACGCGCCGGGCCTGTTGCCCCTGATCAAGCAGCGAGTGGATGCCGACGCCCGGCCCGGACGCTACTGGCTCACAGGTTCGCAGCCCTTCCACCTGATGCGCGGCGTGTCCGAATCCCTCGCCGGGCGCGTGGCCGTGCTGCAACTTCATGGACTGTCGGCGGCGGAACTGGACGGACGGCCCTGCGGGCCCTTCTTGCCTCCTTCCGCGTTGGACCTCGGCGACTGGCGCAAGGCGCCGCCGCCCCTCGCCCTGCCAGAGCTCTACCGTCGCATCTTCCTGGGCAGCTTCCCCGCGCTGGCGCTGGGCCAAGTGCAGGATCGCGACATCTTCTACGGAAGCTACCTGCAGACCTATTTGCTGCGCGACCTGCGCGACCTGGCCCAGGTCGGGGATCTGACCGCCTTCCTGCGCTTCCTGAAGGCGGTGGCGGCACGGACCGCCCAGTTGCTGAACCTGAGCGACCTGGCGCGGGACGCGGACGTGGCCGTCAACACCGCCAAAGCCTGGCTGTCGATCCTGGAAAGCATCGGGTTGGTGCTGCTGCTGGATTCCTGGCACAGCAACCGCACCAAGCGGCTGGTCAAAGCGCCCAAACTGCACATGCTGGACACGGGCCTGTGCGCCCACCTGGCCGGCTGGAGCAGCCCCGAGACCCTGGAAGCGGGCGCCATGTCCGGCCCGATCCTGGAGAGCTGGGTGGTGGGCGAGATCCTGCGCAGCTGGCGGCACCATGGGCGGGAGGGCCGCCTCCACCACTTCCGCGACAAGGACCAAGTGGAAGTGGACCTGCTCATCGAGCAGGACGGGCAACTGCATCCGGTGGAGGTCAAGAAGAGCGCCCGCCCGGTCCCGGACGACGTCAAGGCCTTCCGGCGCCTGGCCGCCCTGGGGTTGCCGCTGGGACCGGGCGCCCTGGTCTGCCTCTGCGCGGAGGCCATGCCCCTGGGCAGCGGCGCAACCGCCCTGCCTGCCGGAGGTCTGTAG
- a CDS encoding cation diffusion facilitator family transporter: MSADRRHLKRYAWLSIAAAVATILIKGVAWKLTGSVGLLSDALESLVNLAGGIFALIMLGVAALPPDEHHDYGHSKAEYFASGVEGLLITGAALAIGWAAVLRLLAPRDLELVGAGLLVSAVAMGINLAVARVLLKAGRVHRSITLEADGKHLMTDVWTSVGVIVGVGAVALTGWRVLDPLLALAVAANILWTGYKLLHGAILGLMDGVIPTEERERILEVLARYEAKGFQFHALLTRQAAGRRFISVHVLVPGHWTVCRGHELVEEIEAEIRAVLTGSTVFTHLEPLDEPASFQDQYLDR; encoded by the coding sequence ATGAGCGCTGACCGCCGCCACCTGAAGCGCTACGCGTGGCTTTCCATCGCCGCGGCGGTGGCGACCATCCTGATCAAGGGTGTCGCCTGGAAACTGACCGGCTCCGTCGGTCTGCTGTCCGACGCGCTGGAGTCCCTGGTCAACCTGGCGGGCGGCATCTTCGCCCTCATCATGCTGGGCGTTGCCGCCCTCCCCCCCGACGAGCACCATGACTACGGGCACAGCAAGGCCGAGTACTTCGCCTCCGGCGTGGAGGGCCTGCTCATCACGGGCGCGGCCCTGGCCATCGGCTGGGCGGCGGTGCTGCGTCTGCTGGCGCCCCGCGACCTGGAGCTGGTGGGCGCCGGCCTGCTCGTCTCGGCGGTGGCCATGGGCATCAATCTGGCGGTGGCGCGTGTGCTGCTCAAGGCCGGCCGTGTGCATCGATCCATCACCTTGGAGGCCGATGGCAAGCATCTTATGACCGATGTCTGGACCAGCGTCGGCGTCATCGTCGGCGTGGGCGCCGTGGCGCTCACCGGCTGGCGCGTGCTGGACCCCCTCCTGGCCCTGGCCGTGGCCGCCAACATCCTGTGGACCGGCTACAAACTGCTCCATGGCGCCATCCTGGGTCTGATGGACGGGGTCATCCCCACCGAGGAGCGGGAGCGGATCCTGGAGGTGCTGGCCCGCTACGAGGCGAAGGGCTTCCAGTTCCACGCCCTGTTGACCCGACAGGCGGCCGGGCGGCGCTTCATCAGCGTCCACGTCCTCGTGCCCGGTCATTGGACCGTCTGTCGGGGGCACGAACTGGTGGAGGAGATCGAGGCCGAGATCCGCGCCGTGCTGACCGGCAGCACGGTCTTCACGCATCTGGAGCCCCTGGACGAACCCGCCTCCTTCCAGGACCAGTATCTGGATCGATAG
- a CDS encoding C10 family peptidase, with the protein MWILRLVASALFLLALPGLALPRPVTSDLARLTAQRHLLDQPGHGQGWSIQDVDATPSGLAHVVRLSPTGYVVVSADERLPPVLAYSRQAGFGALDPALNPLLDLIEADLAGRKAHLELVAEPVRRARRAEWQRLRTGAAREGERTDYWPPEGSTSTGGWIEVRWGQGAPYNAFCPLDAVSGNRSVAGCPAVAMAQLLTLHRDTRGTRFEAGDRYYHNYGGNQYWIDDAWESYDFPRFPDLNTHLDTLDAHWAAGTSLTVTDKAALVFACGVAARQVYHPQGSGTFGVNQAFTAWQRFGYGEARLLGPSNAAVYSILAQNMMNGHPAHLAVVTPTWNAGHNVVVDGWNSDGFFHLNFGWGGPYDGWYLLPDEMPYNLTVLEGVIVDLIPQETSLPPRRERQPQWALAAWPNPCNPLLTLSFDLALPGQVELDLLNLLGQRVATLHQGMLGAGRHHLPWTPVVASGVYLARLRHLDTGAQAIRRVVVAK; encoded by the coding sequence ATGTGGATTCTTCGTCTTGTCGCGTCCGCCCTGTTCCTGCTGGCCCTGCCCGGACTGGCCCTGCCGCGCCCGGTCACATCCGACCTGGCCAGGCTGACGGCCCAGCGGCATCTGCTTGACCAGCCCGGCCACGGCCAGGGCTGGTCGATCCAGGATGTGGACGCCACCCCCTCGGGCCTGGCCCACGTCGTCCGCCTCTCCCCCACCGGCTACGTGGTGGTGTCCGCCGACGAGCGCCTGCCGCCCGTGCTCGCCTACTCCCGGCAGGCCGGGTTCGGCGCGCTGGACCCGGCCCTCAATCCGCTGCTGGACCTCATCGAGGCCGATCTGGCCGGCCGGAAGGCGCACCTGGAGCTGGTGGCGGAGCCGGTCCGGCGGGCGCGGCGGGCGGAGTGGCAGCGGCTGCGCACCGGTGCGGCGCGGGAGGGGGAACGGACCGACTATTGGCCGCCCGAGGGCAGCACCTCCACCGGCGGCTGGATCGAGGTCCGCTGGGGCCAGGGGGCTCCCTACAACGCATTCTGCCCGCTGGACGCCGTGTCCGGCAATCGCAGCGTGGCCGGCTGCCCCGCCGTGGCCATGGCCCAGCTGCTCACCCTGCATCGCGACACGCGTGGCACGCGCTTCGAGGCGGGCGACCGCTACTACCACAACTACGGCGGCAATCAGTACTGGATCGACGACGCCTGGGAGAGCTACGACTTCCCCCGCTTCCCCGACCTGAACACGCACCTGGACACGCTGGACGCCCACTGGGCCGCCGGCACGAGCCTGACCGTCACCGACAAGGCGGCCCTTGTCTTCGCCTGCGGCGTGGCGGCCCGCCAGGTCTACCACCCGCAGGGCTCGGGGACCTTCGGCGTCAACCAGGCCTTCACGGCGTGGCAACGCTTCGGTTACGGGGAGGCCCGGCTGTTGGGTCCGTCCAACGCGGCCGTCTACAGCATCCTGGCGCAGAACATGATGAACGGCCATCCGGCCCATCTGGCGGTGGTGACCCCCACCTGGAACGCCGGCCACAACGTGGTGGTGGACGGCTGGAACTCGGACGGCTTTTTCCACCTCAACTTCGGCTGGGGCGGCCCTTACGACGGCTGGTACCTGCTGCCCGACGAGATGCCCTACAACCTGACCGTGCTGGAGGGCGTCATCGTCGATCTGATCCCCCAGGAGACCAGCCTGCCGCCGCGCCGGGAGCGTCAACCCCAGTGGGCGCTGGCGGCCTGGCCCAATCCCTGCAACCCCCTCCTCACCCTCTCCTTCGACCTCGCCCTCCCCGGCCAGGTGGAACTTGATCTGCTGAACCTGCTCGGCCAGCGGGTGGCCACGCTCCACCAGGGCATGCTGGGCGCGGGCCGCCATCACCTGCCCTGGACGCCCGTCGTGGCTTCCGGCGTCTACCTGGCGCGGCTGCGGCACCTGGACACCGGTGCCCAGGCGATCCGACGCGTGGTGGTGGCGAAATAG
- a CDS encoding fatty acid desaturase CarF family protein: MLAGQAALLAHTLARPLDWAGGLAAFLLAYVLADLLNGLIHLAMDHCARYSGWTGPLVAAFHLHHRTPRYQDKALWRVYVHESGFKLWLPAFQAGILLLIWNPGLPPFLLRVLALCAVLSSWAELSHYLCHNRRGRLLNLLARCGLLLDMRRHARHHREDNCSYAFLNGWTNPLIDLVARRCFPGYKQGTDLHYQDSGQGGAPVREMDGPPGGG, from the coding sequence GTGCTGGCCGGGCAGGCGGCCCTGCTGGCCCACACGCTGGCCCGGCCCCTGGACTGGGCCGGGGGCCTGGCCGCCTTCCTGCTCGCCTATGTGCTGGCCGACCTCCTCAACGGCCTCATCCACCTGGCCATGGACCATTGCGCGCGCTACTCGGGCTGGACCGGACCGCTCGTGGCCGCCTTCCACCTCCACCACCGCACACCGCGCTACCAGGACAAGGCGCTGTGGCGCGTCTATGTCCATGAAAGCGGTTTCAAGCTGTGGTTGCCCGCCTTCCAGGCAGGGATCCTCCTCCTCATTTGGAACCCCGGCCTGCCGCCCTTCCTGCTGCGCGTGCTGGCCCTCTGCGCCGTCCTCTCCAGCTGGGCGGAGCTCTCCCACTATCTGTGCCACAACCGGCGCGGTCGCCTCTTGAATCTGCTGGCGCGCTGCGGCCTGCTGCTGGACATGCGCCGCCACGCCCGCCACCATCGCGAGGACAACTGCTCCTACGCCTTCCTCAACGGCTGGACCAATCCCCTCATCGACCTGGTGGCCCGCCGCTGCTTTCCCGGCTACAAACAGGGCACGGACCTGCATTACCAGGACAGCGGGCAAGGTGGCGCCCCGGTCCGTGAAATGGATGGACCGCCCGGGGGCGGCTGA